Proteins co-encoded in one Archangium lipolyticum genomic window:
- a CDS encoding ABC transporter permease, translated as MRRLRLRSVGGRFGLAVAGLLVLTALLAPVLSPHAPETLDLAAELTPPGPGHLLGAGENGIDLLTHVLHGARLSLVVAVFAVALSALVGTVLGGLAGYVGGLVDEALMRLTDVLLAFPGILLAIFITAVLGPSLTHVVFALSFTGWTGYARLARAQVLTLRERDYVQAARALGAGNTRILFRHLLPNAAGPLVIQATSALPGAILAEASLSFLGLGAPPGTPSWGALVDQGTQYLLVAPHVALFPGLALALTVLGFHLLGDAVRDTLDPKHPEHRP; from the coding sequence ATGAGGAGGCTCCGCTTGCGCTCCGTGGGCGGACGCTTCGGCCTCGCCGTGGCGGGGCTGCTCGTCCTCACCGCGCTGCTGGCCCCGGTGCTCAGCCCCCATGCGCCGGAGACCCTCGACCTCGCCGCCGAGCTCACTCCTCCCGGCCCCGGCCACCTGCTCGGCGCGGGGGAGAACGGCATCGATCTGCTCACCCACGTCCTCCACGGGGCGCGCCTCTCGCTCGTCGTGGCGGTATTCGCCGTGGCCCTCTCGGCGCTGGTGGGCACCGTGCTCGGAGGGCTGGCGGGCTACGTGGGCGGGCTCGTGGACGAGGCCCTCATGCGCCTCACCGACGTGCTGCTCGCCTTCCCCGGCATCCTCCTGGCCATCTTCATCACCGCCGTGCTGGGGCCCTCGCTGACGCACGTCGTCTTCGCCCTGAGCTTCACCGGATGGACGGGCTATGCCCGGCTGGCGCGGGCCCAGGTGCTCACCCTGCGCGAGCGCGATTACGTCCAGGCCGCGCGGGCCCTGGGTGCCGGCAACACGCGCATCCTCTTCCGCCATCTGCTGCCCAATGCAGCGGGGCCGCTCGTCATCCAGGCAACCTCCGCCCTGCCCGGCGCCATCCTGGCCGAGGCCTCGCTCAGCTTCCTCGGGCTCGGCGCGCCTCCGGGGACACCCTCGTGGGGGGCACTGGTGGACCAGGGGACGCAGTACCTGCTCGTCGCGCCCCATGTGGCCCTCTTTCCCGGGCTGGCGCTGGCCCTCACGGTGCTGGGCTTCCACCTGCTCGGAGACGCCGTGCGCGATACGCTGGACCCGAAGCACCCGGAGCACCGGCCCTGA
- a CDS encoding ABC transporter substrate-binding protein: MPPPLRHAVLALLVALVPGCRAERPPPGITVLIEAPAETLDSRLTLTATGQRIAQLITPGLITFDDSSTPVPDLAESFRELSPTLVELTLRPGLTFHDGSALTAEDVKATYDSMRDAAIASPRAERYAAVERVTVVDARTVRFHLRQPYAPLLSELSLGILPAERASAAGKELQGRAPIGAGPFRFESQPDEEHLTLVPFAGHHHGAPAIPRLHFRVVRDETTRVLELLKGRADLVLNALSPAVLPALEREPSLRILTKPGTGFAYLGLNLRGGPLTDVRVRRALCHLVDVGPLVTYKFHGLAEPAQSMLPRTHWAWAPVTGCRYDPKEAARLLDEAGYPDPDGPGGAPRLRLQLKTSTDRFRRSVALVLQEQLARGGVAVEVRSLEFGTFFNDIRRGNFELFTLKWASVIEPDLLRGAYHSGNVPTEANHWGGFNRGALKDEALDALLDEASRVSTPERKALYARAQEQVDALMPVVPLWHESSVAVASQRLQGFEPSAHGMFTPLARARMVEP, encoded by the coding sequence ATGCCCCCGCCGCTCCGCCATGCAGTCCTGGCGCTCCTCGTGGCGCTCGTGCCCGGCTGCCGCGCCGAGCGCCCGCCGCCGGGCATCACCGTGCTCATCGAGGCCCCTGCCGAGACGCTGGACAGCCGGCTCACGCTGACGGCCACGGGCCAGCGCATCGCCCAGCTCATCACCCCCGGGCTCATCACCTTCGACGACAGCAGCACACCCGTGCCGGACCTCGCGGAGTCCTTCCGCGAGCTGTCGCCCACGCTCGTGGAGCTCACCCTGCGCCCGGGGCTCACCTTTCACGACGGCAGTGCCCTCACCGCCGAGGACGTGAAGGCCACCTACGACAGCATGAGGGACGCGGCCATCGCCAGCCCCAGGGCGGAGCGGTACGCGGCCGTCGAGCGCGTCACGGTGGTGGACGCGCGCACGGTGCGCTTCCACCTGCGCCAGCCCTACGCGCCGCTGCTCTCCGAGCTGTCGCTGGGCATCCTCCCCGCCGAGCGGGCCTCGGCCGCGGGCAAGGAGCTCCAGGGCCGGGCCCCCATCGGCGCGGGCCCCTTCCGCTTCGAGTCCCAGCCGGACGAGGAGCACCTCACGCTGGTGCCCTTCGCGGGCCACCACCACGGCGCGCCCGCCATCCCCCGGCTGCACTTCCGCGTGGTGCGGGATGAGACGACGCGCGTGCTGGAGCTGCTCAAGGGGCGCGCGGACCTGGTGCTCAACGCGCTCTCCCCCGCCGTGCTGCCCGCGCTGGAGCGCGAGCCGTCGCTGCGCATCCTCACCAAACCGGGCACCGGCTTCGCCTACCTCGGCCTCAACCTGCGCGGAGGGCCGCTCACGGACGTGCGGGTGCGCCGGGCCCTGTGCCACCTCGTCGACGTGGGGCCGCTCGTCACGTACAAGTTCCACGGCCTGGCCGAGCCCGCCCAATCCATGCTGCCGCGCACGCACTGGGCCTGGGCTCCCGTTACCGGCTGCCGGTACGACCCGAAGGAGGCCGCGCGCCTGTTGGACGAGGCGGGCTACCCGGATCCGGATGGGCCCGGGGGCGCACCCCGCCTCCGGCTCCAGCTCAAGACGAGCACCGACCGCTTCCGCCGCTCCGTGGCGCTCGTGCTCCAGGAGCAGCTCGCGCGCGGTGGCGTGGCCGTGGAGGTGCGCTCGCTCGAGTTCGGCACCTTCTTCAACGACATCCGCCGGGGCAACTTCGAGCTCTTCACCCTCAAGTGGGCCTCCGTCATCGAGCCGGATCTGCTGCGCGGCGCGTACCACTCGGGCAACGTGCCCACGGAGGCCAACCACTGGGGCGGCTTCAACCGGGGCGCGCTGAAGGACGAGGCGCTCGATGCCCTGCTCGACGAGGCCAGCCGTGTGTCCACGCCCGAGCGCAAGGCGCTCTACGCGCGGGCGCAGGAACAGGTGGACGCGCTGATGCCCGTGGTGCCCCTGTGGCACGAGAGCTCCGTGGCGGTCGCCTCCCAGCGGCTCCAGGGCTTCGAGCCGAGCGCCCATGGCATGTTCACGCCGCTGGCGCGGGCGAGGATGGTGGAGCCATGA
- a CDS encoding SDR family NAD(P)-dependent oxidoreductase produces MAKVTGTALVTGGNRGLGLEVCRQLGRLGMRVLLSARDIAAGAEATAALRSEGLEVTFEPLDVTSQESIDKLADRLERQGLRLASLVNNAAIALQGFDASVAERTVAANFLGPLHVTERLLPLMEEHGRIVMVSSGAGELEGLSPAIRQRVDPPPSKEELVALMHEFVDDVRGGGYAAKGWPGSAYRVSKLGLNALTRLLAAELKPRHLLVNAVCPGWVRTRMGGEGASRSVEEGADTLVWAATLPPEGPSGGFFRERRAIPW; encoded by the coding sequence ATGGCGAAGGTGACGGGAACGGCCCTCGTGACGGGGGGCAATCGCGGTCTGGGGCTCGAGGTCTGCCGGCAACTCGGCCGGCTCGGCATGCGGGTGTTGCTCTCGGCCCGGGACATCGCCGCGGGCGCCGAGGCCACCGCCGCGCTGCGCTCCGAGGGCCTCGAGGTCACCTTCGAGCCCCTCGACGTCACCTCCCAGGAGAGCATCGACAAGCTGGCGGACCGGCTCGAGCGCCAGGGCCTCCGGCTGGCGTCGCTCGTCAACAACGCGGCCATCGCCCTGCAGGGGTTCGACGCCAGCGTGGCCGAGCGGACCGTCGCCGCCAACTTCCTCGGGCCCCTGCACGTCACCGAGCGTCTGCTGCCCCTCATGGAGGAGCACGGCCGCATCGTCATGGTGTCGAGCGGGGCCGGCGAGCTCGAGGGGCTCTCCCCGGCCATCCGCCAGCGCGTCGACCCACCTCCTTCGAAGGAGGAGCTGGTCGCGCTCATGCATGAGTTCGTCGACGACGTCCGCGGCGGCGGGTACGCGGCGAAGGGCTGGCCGGGCTCGGCCTACCGCGTCTCGAAGCTAGGACTCAACGCGCTGACCCGCCTGCTCGCCGCGGAGCTGAAGCCGCGCCACCTGCTCGTGAACGCCGTCTGCCCCGGCTGGGTGAGGACCCGGATGGGAGGGGAGGGGGCTTCACGGAGCGTGGAGGAGGGGGCCGACACCCTGGTCTGGGCGGCCACACTCCCCCCGGAGGGTCCCTCGGGGGGCTTCTTCCGAGAGCGCCGCGCCATCCCCTGGTAG
- a CDS encoding DUF1501 domain-containing protein has protein sequence MSLRNNGRLSRREILKALSMCAAGSATLGPLLAGCRDALNTPAALEQLGGVRRARLDGKPRFLIVVGAMGGASIVDSMLAVRASETSAAGGNPAKLNTFADAQVQNVEGSPFRAVKVETNYLGTIPTLVKTDQLPFVRKYKDSMLVATSVGTSVNHAVAQKRSLTGNNAWRGRTLQECVALQYGAGLPLPNVNMGNGGFTERGTDDSLPAYCYGEVVANPALWPLGLDGMKGLKDVPSREVVALARSTRDTLDAQSVFGRTFDDAAALERWNEQRTSGQAALEVQELINRLNVMPDQPPTMPLSEYGLSSSPDAERLRAAFPNYMTDPVEGQAALAFLLIKNRVSVSVTLGPSFNLAISPPKQFTNPPLAYDFSHNEHRSVQAFMWSRMMDTIDKLIELLKSEPFDSSGESLWDRSLIYMATEFGRTRTRREGASQFGTGHDLNNGFMILSPMVRGNTLLGGVDPSTTLTYGFDPRTGAPEPGKMTANEADIFSGILTAMGVDTSGSGLPDASAFVRT, from the coding sequence ATGTCACTGCGTAACAATGGACGGCTCTCGCGCCGGGAAATCCTGAAGGCCTTGTCGATGTGCGCGGCGGGCTCCGCGACCCTGGGACCCTTGCTGGCGGGCTGCCGGGACGCGCTCAACACTCCGGCGGCACTCGAGCAACTCGGGGGCGTGCGCCGGGCGCGCCTGGATGGCAAGCCCCGCTTCCTCATCGTGGTGGGCGCCATGGGAGGCGCCTCCATCGTCGACAGCATGCTGGCGGTGCGGGCCTCGGAGACCTCGGCGGCGGGCGGCAACCCCGCGAAGCTCAACACCTTCGCCGATGCACAGGTGCAGAACGTGGAGGGTTCTCCGTTCCGCGCCGTGAAGGTGGAGACGAACTATCTGGGCACCATCCCCACGCTGGTGAAGACGGACCAGCTGCCCTTCGTGCGCAAGTACAAGGACAGCATGCTGGTGGCCACCTCGGTGGGCACGTCGGTCAACCACGCCGTCGCGCAGAAGCGGAGCCTGACCGGCAACAACGCCTGGCGTGGCCGCACGTTGCAGGAGTGTGTGGCCCTCCAGTACGGCGCCGGCCTCCCTCTTCCCAATGTGAACATGGGCAACGGGGGCTTCACCGAGCGCGGCACCGATGACTCCCTGCCCGCGTACTGCTACGGGGAGGTGGTGGCCAACCCCGCTCTCTGGCCCCTGGGCCTCGATGGGATGAAGGGCCTCAAGGACGTGCCTTCCCGCGAGGTGGTGGCTCTGGCCCGGAGCACGCGCGACACGCTCGATGCCCAGTCGGTCTTCGGGCGGACCTTCGACGACGCGGCGGCGCTCGAGCGGTGGAACGAGCAGCGCACCTCGGGGCAGGCCGCGCTGGAGGTCCAGGAGCTGATCAACCGCCTCAACGTGATGCCCGATCAGCCGCCGACGATGCCGCTCTCGGAATACGGCCTGTCGAGCTCCCCCGATGCGGAGCGGCTGCGCGCGGCCTTCCCGAACTACATGACGGATCCCGTGGAGGGGCAGGCGGCGCTGGCGTTCCTGCTGATCAAGAACCGGGTATCGGTATCGGTGACACTGGGCCCGTCGTTCAACCTCGCGATAAGTCCACCGAAGCAGTTCACCAACCCACCGCTGGCCTACGACTTCAGCCACAATGAGCACCGCTCGGTCCAGGCCTTCATGTGGTCGCGCATGATGGACACGATCGACAAGCTGATCGAGTTGCTCAAGTCGGAGCCCTTCGACTCGAGCGGCGAGAGCCTGTGGGACCGCTCGTTGATCTACATGGCCACCGAGTTCGGGCGCACGCGCACTCGGCGGGAGGGGGCCAGTCAGTTCGGCACCGGGCATGACCTCAACAACGGTTTCATGATCCTCTCGCCGATGGTCCGGGGCAACACGTTGCTGGGAGGCGTCGACCCGAGCACCACGCTGACCTACGGTTTCGACCCGCGCACCGGCGCGCCCGAACCCGGCAAGATGACAGCGAACGAAGCGGACATCTTCTCGGGCATCCTCACCGCGATGGGCGTCGACACCTCCGGCAGCGGACTGCCCGACGCGAGCGCCTTCGTGCGCACCTGA
- a CDS encoding HEAT repeat domain-containing protein: MDYRRPEDPRSTEELIALSLRGEEEDEQAWDAIALLHWRGTREVFEAARRLVQSPLARERGRGADILGQLGIPKRTFPEESLQLLLDLLRRETEPAVLSSASAALGHLRDPRAVPELVKLKSHPCAEVRSGVVHGLMCQQDPEAIAALIALSGDPDEDIRNWSTFNLGTQLDIDTPELREALLRRLTDPNEEIRGEALVGLARRKDPRVLEPLLAALSADNVMVLVVEAAMELQDPRVYPLLVALRDDPGEADPYFRSVLHEAIRSYESSLSAD, encoded by the coding sequence ATGGACTACCGCAGACCCGAGGATCCCCGTAGCACCGAAGAACTCATCGCCCTCTCCCTGAGAGGTGAGGAAGAAGACGAGCAGGCCTGGGATGCCATCGCCCTGCTCCACTGGAGGGGGACCCGCGAGGTCTTCGAGGCGGCCAGGCGTCTGGTGCAGTCGCCGCTGGCCAGGGAGCGCGGCCGGGGCGCGGACATCCTGGGGCAGCTGGGCATTCCCAAGCGGACCTTCCCCGAGGAGTCTCTCCAGCTCCTGCTGGACCTGCTCCGCCGGGAGACCGAGCCCGCCGTGCTCAGCTCCGCCTCGGCCGCGCTCGGCCACCTTCGGGATCCGCGCGCGGTGCCGGAGCTCGTGAAGCTCAAGAGCCATCCGTGCGCGGAGGTGCGGAGCGGCGTGGTTCACGGGTTGATGTGCCAGCAGGACCCGGAGGCCATCGCCGCGCTCATCGCGCTGTCGGGCGACCCCGACGAGGACATCCGCAACTGGTCCACCTTCAATCTGGGCACCCAGCTCGACATCGACACGCCCGAGCTGCGGGAGGCCCTGCTGCGCCGGCTCACGGACCCCAACGAGGAGATCCGGGGCGAGGCGCTCGTGGGGCTCGCCCGGAGGAAGGACCCCCGGGTGCTGGAGCCCCTCCTGGCGGCGCTCTCCGCCGACAACGTCATGGTCCTGGTGGTCGAGGCGGCGATGGAGCTCCAGGATCCGCGCGTGTATCCCCTCCTGGTAGCGCTCCGCGACGACCCTGGCGAGGCGGACCCCTACTTCCGCAGTGTCCTCCACGAGGCCATCCGCAGCTACGAGTCCTCGCTGTCCGCCGATTGA
- a CDS encoding GNAT family N-acetyltransferase, translating to MPHWKWKTFPELTLNELYRLLALRQDVFVLEQRSFYKDIDGYDQGSHHLFGTEEGPDGTQLVAYLRVLPPGLKFPESSLGRVVIAPSARRFGYGKVLLEKGIAFIEEHHPGTTIRIGAQNYLRRFYESFGFRVVGDVYDEDGIPHVDMYR from the coding sequence ATGCCACACTGGAAGTGGAAGACGTTCCCCGAGCTGACGCTCAACGAGCTCTACAGACTGCTGGCGCTGCGCCAGGATGTGTTCGTGTTGGAGCAGCGCTCCTTCTACAAGGACATCGATGGCTACGACCAGGGCTCCCACCACCTGTTCGGAACCGAGGAGGGCCCGGACGGAACCCAGCTCGTGGCCTACCTGCGCGTGCTACCGCCGGGGCTGAAGTTCCCGGAGTCGAGCCTCGGCCGGGTGGTCATCGCCCCGAGCGCGCGCCGCTTCGGCTACGGCAAGGTGCTGCTGGAGAAGGGGATCGCCTTCATCGAGGAGCACCATCCCGGGACGACCATCCGGATCGGAGCGCAGAACTACCTGCGGCGCTTCTACGAGAGCTTCGGCTTCCGCGTGGTGGGGGACGTGTACGACGAGGACGGAATCCCCCACGTGGACATGTACCGTTGA
- the dacB gene encoding D-alanyl-D-alanine carboxypeptidase/D-alanyl-D-alanine endopeptidase, with translation MQVHRARSLLAVTFAIFVTFPRAGAAAADDKKRAEREALKASLMQVLQREPLNASRVGVHMMSLDDGTVVFSQNADELLNPASNVKLVTSAAALVTLGPEYRFETEFLVEPESDGLKAKTLYVRGKGDPSINTERLYGMVADLFHTGLREVQDIVVDEAWFDPERTPPGYDQEDSDRAYMAPTGALSLNWNAVGVYLRPGDTVGAKGVVELEPPSDYFAVDNQLTTGNHRARRFSVASDAAGAQQKIVVRGQVAQGGGYMSVYKKIDNPPMYFGQTLKQMLNARGVKVKGKVKPGVTPQKAKLVYVAHSETFDVILKRLNKVSSNFIAEMLLKTMGAEARGVPGSFAKGIDVVEDFLSREVGIPRGTYVMKNGSGLNDANRFSAAQMDRILRYMYQRFPLAPEYLSSLGIAGKDGTLRYRFDGTEAVGRLRAKTGTLENVSALSGYVQAAGGEKFIFSMMVNDYPGRSGPVVRGLDALGAAVASVGSTLGPGRAVAELASEEKSSSPLAEVTSRVKTYLALGSQRDPRNIGFLRTAWRSERDPAVRAVLAESLYQSNPQDYLGVRTLLDSYSAGSEVYGRLRTVARELSMEVPGLGSMVELAASGNAEALSRIVELSGASLGDAGSESEMVEGLGAVARTAPEELVQALRSASAKDREVATSLLARGLVQAGEAEHPFWKALKKSLGSTDTKAAEFARSLEGSLSRKVAEEKAPKPQQLVPTQVVAPAAVVPMGPAAERTAETRPGG, from the coding sequence GTGCAGGTTCACCGAGCCAGATCCCTCTTGGCCGTGACGTTTGCCATTTTCGTCACGTTTCCGCGCGCCGGCGCCGCCGCCGCGGACGACAAGAAGCGCGCCGAGCGCGAGGCACTCAAGGCTTCGTTGATGCAGGTCCTCCAACGCGAGCCCCTCAACGCCAGCCGTGTGGGCGTCCACATGATGAGCCTCGACGACGGCACGGTGGTGTTCAGCCAGAACGCCGACGAGCTGCTCAACCCCGCCTCCAACGTGAAGCTCGTCACCTCGGCGGCGGCGCTCGTCACGCTCGGGCCCGAGTACCGCTTCGAGACCGAGTTCCTCGTGGAGCCCGAGTCCGACGGTCTCAAGGCCAAGACGCTCTATGTGCGCGGCAAGGGCGACCCGTCCATCAACACCGAGCGGCTGTACGGCATGGTGGCGGACCTCTTCCACACCGGCCTGCGCGAGGTGCAGGACATCGTCGTGGACGAGGCGTGGTTCGATCCCGAGCGCACCCCTCCCGGTTATGACCAGGAGGACTCGGACCGGGCCTACATGGCCCCCACGGGCGCTTTGAGCCTCAACTGGAACGCGGTGGGCGTGTACCTGCGTCCGGGTGACACCGTGGGCGCCAAGGGCGTGGTGGAGCTCGAGCCGCCCAGCGACTACTTCGCGGTGGACAACCAGCTGACCACCGGCAACCACCGGGCCCGCCGTTTCTCGGTGGCGTCGGATGCGGCCGGCGCCCAGCAGAAGATCGTCGTGCGCGGTCAGGTGGCCCAGGGTGGCGGCTACATGAGCGTGTACAAGAAGATCGACAACCCGCCCATGTACTTCGGCCAGACGCTCAAGCAGATGCTCAATGCGCGCGGCGTGAAGGTGAAGGGCAAGGTGAAGCCGGGTGTCACGCCCCAGAAGGCGAAGCTGGTGTACGTGGCCCACTCGGAGACCTTCGACGTCATCCTCAAGCGCCTCAACAAGGTGTCGAGCAACTTCATCGCCGAGATGCTCCTCAAGACGATGGGCGCCGAGGCGCGCGGGGTGCCGGGCTCCTTCGCCAAGGGCATCGACGTGGTGGAGGACTTCCTCTCGCGCGAGGTGGGCATCCCCCGCGGCACCTACGTGATGAAGAACGGCAGCGGCCTCAATGACGCCAACCGCTTCTCCGCCGCGCAGATGGACCGCATCCTCCGCTACATGTACCAGCGCTTCCCGCTGGCGCCCGAGTACCTGTCCTCGCTGGGCATCGCCGGCAAGGACGGCACGCTGCGCTACCGCTTCGACGGCACCGAGGCCGTGGGCCGGCTGCGCGCCAAGACGGGCACGCTGGAGAACGTGTCGGCCCTCAGCGGCTACGTGCAGGCGGCCGGTGGGGAGAAGTTCATCTTCTCCATGATGGTGAACGACTACCCGGGCCGCTCCGGGCCGGTGGTGCGCGGGCTGGACGCGCTGGGCGCGGCGGTGGCCTCGGTGGGCTCCACCCTGGGCCCCGGGCGCGCGGTGGCGGAGCTCGCCAGCGAGGAGAAGTCGAGCAGCCCCCTGGCCGAGGTGACCAGCCGGGTGAAGACGTACCTGGCGCTGGGCAGCCAGAGGGATCCGCGCAACATCGGCTTCCTGCGCACGGCGTGGCGCAGCGAGAGGGATCCCGCGGTGCGCGCGGTGCTGGCCGAGAGCCTCTACCAGTCCAACCCGCAGGACTACCTCGGGGTGCGCACGCTGCTGGACAGCTACTCGGCGGGCTCGGAGGTGTATGGCCGGCTGCGCACGGTGGCGCGTGAGCTGTCGATGGAGGTCCCCGGGCTGGGCAGCATGGTGGAGCTGGCCGCCAGCGGCAACGCCGAGGCGCTCTCGCGCATCGTCGAGCTGTCCGGGGCTTCCCTGGGTGATGCCGGCTCCGAGTCGGAGATGGTCGAGGGCCTGGGCGCCGTGGCGCGCACGGCGCCGGAGGAGCTGGTGCAGGCGCTGCGGAGTGCCTCGGCGAAGGACCGCGAGGTGGCCACCTCGCTGCTGGCGCGCGGGCTGGTGCAGGCCGGTGAGGCGGAGCACCCCTTCTGGAAGGCGTTGAAGAAGAGCCTGGGCTCCACCGACACGAAGGCAGCCGAGTTCGCTCGCTCGCTGGAGGGCTCGCTGTCGCGCAAGGTGGCCGAGGAGAAGGCGCCCAAGCCGCAGCAGCTGGTGCCCACGCAGGTGGTGGCCCCGGCGGCCGTGGTGCCCATGGGCCCTGCCGCCGAGCGCACCGCCGAGACCCGTCCCGGCGGGTAG
- a CDS encoding ABC transporter permease produces MRRLVSAAVALVGALLLVSLFLHLVPGDPIDVMLGEQATQVDREALRRAVGLDQPVHLQLWNFTRDFLTGELRTSLPPFQRKVLPAIGTALPHTLLLALASMVIAVVLAIPLGVFAASRRGTAVDAAAMSAAAAGVALPRFWLGPVLIILFALKLDWLPVSGADSWRHLVLPAFTLGTALAAFLARMTRASMLEALREDYVTVARAKGLHPRAVLWRHAFRNALLPILTVLGLEFGALLGGAIVTEKVFAWPGMGTLLLSAIEKRDYNTVRATVLVFTCCYVLVNALTDVAYSLVDPRVRRRA; encoded by the coding sequence ATGAGGCGGCTCGTCTCCGCGGCGGTGGCGCTGGTGGGCGCGCTGCTGCTGGTGTCGCTCTTCCTGCACCTCGTGCCGGGAGACCCCATCGACGTGATGCTCGGCGAGCAGGCCACGCAGGTGGACCGCGAGGCACTGCGCCGCGCGGTGGGGCTCGATCAGCCCGTGCACCTCCAGCTGTGGAACTTCACCCGGGACTTCCTCACCGGCGAGCTGCGCACCTCGCTGCCGCCCTTCCAGAGGAAGGTGCTGCCCGCCATCGGCACGGCCCTGCCCCACACGCTGCTGCTCGCCCTCGCGTCCATGGTCATCGCCGTGGTGCTGGCCATTCCGCTCGGCGTGTTCGCGGCCTCGCGCCGGGGCACGGCGGTGGACGCGGCGGCCATGAGCGCGGCCGCGGCCGGAGTGGCCCTGCCCCGCTTCTGGCTGGGACCGGTGCTCATCATCCTCTTCGCCCTGAAGCTGGACTGGCTGCCCGTGTCCGGCGCCGACTCCTGGCGCCACCTCGTGCTGCCCGCATTCACGCTGGGCACCGCGCTCGCGGCGTTCCTCGCGCGGATGACGCGGGCCTCCATGCTGGAGGCGCTGCGCGAGGACTACGTCACCGTGGCCCGCGCCAAGGGGCTCCACCCGCGCGCCGTGCTGTGGCGGCATGCCTTCCGCAACGCCCTGCTGCCCATCCTCACCGTGCTCGGGCTCGAGTTCGGCGCCCTGCTCGGCGGCGCCATCGTCACCGAGAAGGTCTTCGCCTGGCCCGGCATGGGCACCCTGCTCCTCTCCGCCATCGAGAAGCGCGACTACAACACCGTGCGCGCCACCGTGCTCGTCTTCACCTGCTGCTACGTGCTCGTCAACGCGCTCACCGACGTGGCCTACTCACTCGTGGACCCGCGCGTGCGGAGGCGCGCATGA